Part of the Sporichthya brevicatena genome, CGGACGATCCGCGGCCGAAGTACGGCTCCGAGCAGGTGCCGACCGGTGTCACCCCGCCGTCGCCGAAGTCCGGGTTCGCGGGCGACGTCGAGGACGTGCCAAGGGTTCGTGCGACCGCGCAGAACTTCGGTCGCCTCGCGTCGCGGAACGGGATCGGCGTGCGGACCTACGTCGTCTCCGAGGAGTTCGGCAACGCCCGCACGCTGGACGTGTACACGCCGCGGCACCTGCGCGGTAAGAAGGGCAAGAAGGGCCGAACGGTCATCCTGGTCCACGGCGGTGACTGGCAGAAGGGCGACCGCATCGACCTCGAGCGGCACGCCGTCGACCTCGCCCGGCTCGGATTCGTCGTCGTCTCCGTGAACTACCGACTCGCCACCGAGGCGCCCTGGCCGGCGCAGCGGGACGACGTGAACGCCTCGATCCGCTACGTCCGGCAGAACGCGAAGCAGCTCAACGTCGACAACAAGCGGACCGTGCTGATCGGCTCGTCCGCCGGCGGGCAGATCGCGGCGAACGTCGCCACGTACGGATCGGGCAAGAAGCGGTTCCGGGGCCTGGTCACGCTCTCCGGGCTGATCAGTCCGCTCCACATGGCGAAGAAGGATCCGGCCTACTCCAACGGTGTGATCACGAGCATGCTGCTGCGCTGCCCGCTCGGTCAGTGCCGCGAGCAGTACCGGGACGCCAGCGCGATCACGCTCCTGGACCGCAAGGATCCGCCGGCGCT contains:
- a CDS encoding alpha/beta hydrolase → MSKSRPVPVRLAAVTLTAALSATAIHTTAVAGPADDPRPKYGSEQVPTGVTPPSPKSGFAGDVEDVPRVRATAQNFGRLASRNGIGVRTYVVSEEFGNARTLDVYTPRHLRGKKGKKGRTVILVHGGDWQKGDRIDLERHAVDLARLGFVVVSVNYRLATEAPWPAQRDDVNASIRYVRQNAKQLNVDNKRTVLIGSSAGGQIAANVATYGSGKKRFRGLVTLSGLISPLHMAKKDPAYSNGVITSMLLRCPLGQCREQYRDASAITLLDRKDPPALLFHSLKEQPWGPQQAKDFARAGRLRGVPVKLVLLPGRQHGIDTWTKVFPTLKKWLLERLGTKDR